One genomic window of Campylobacter curvus includes the following:
- the uvrB gene encoding excinuclease ABC subunit UvrB translates to MSKFEISSKFSPSPDQARAIENIVKSIKSGNKYNTLLGVTGSGKTFTMANVIRELNMPTLIMTHNKSLAAQLYSEFKGFFPSNHVEYFISYYDYYQPEAYIPRSDLYIEKDSSVNEELERMRLSATASLLSFNDVICVASVSANYGLGNPSEYQGMVAYLNVGERLNQRNLLTKLVDMGYKRNDAYFDRGDFRVNGDVVDIYPAYYNDEALRIEFFGDEIEAMYHFDVLDNKKLKDVGKFTLYATSQFIVGADRLKVAIKDIEKELDERLVEFNAMGKLVEAQRLKQRVEFDLEMMSSTGMCKGIENYARHLTGQKPGETPYSMFDYFELLNSGEYLVIVDESHVSLPQFRGMYAGDRSRKEVLVEYGFRLPSALDNRPLKFDEFINKKAKFLFVSATPNELELRLSKGHVYEQILRPTGLLDPLIEIKDSDNQVEILFDEAKKVIERNERVLVTVLTKKMAEELSRYYTELGVKVKYMHSDIDAIERNEIIRGLRGGDFDMLIGINLLREGLDMPEVSLIAIMDADKEGFLRSTTSLIQTMGRAARNVNGRVLMFAKKITKSMQEAMDTTNARRKLQDEYNKANGITPRSASRNIEESLHIEDEGETYRKAKNLEKIPTTERAKIIKELRKQMLEAAAQLEFEKAAALRDEIAKIRKL, encoded by the coding sequence GTGAGTAAATTTGAAATTTCGTCTAAATTTAGCCCCAGCCCCGATCAGGCAAGGGCGATAGAAAATATCGTAAAAAGCATAAAAAGCGGCAACAAATATAACACCCTGCTTGGCGTCACGGGCAGCGGCAAGACCTTCACGATGGCAAACGTGATCCGTGAGCTAAACATGCCAACACTTATCATGACGCATAACAAATCCCTCGCCGCACAGCTTTATAGCGAGTTTAAGGGCTTTTTCCCGAGCAATCACGTGGAGTATTTCATCAGCTACTACGACTACTATCAGCCGGAGGCCTACATACCGCGCAGCGACCTATACATCGAAAAGGACAGCTCCGTAAATGAGGAGCTCGAGCGCATGCGACTAAGTGCGACGGCGAGCTTGCTTAGCTTTAACGACGTGATCTGCGTAGCCTCGGTGTCGGCAAACTACGGCTTAGGCAACCCGAGCGAATACCAAGGCATGGTCGCCTACCTAAACGTCGGCGAACGGCTAAATCAGCGAAATTTGCTTACAAAGCTCGTGGATATGGGCTACAAGCGAAACGACGCTTATTTTGACCGCGGCGACTTTCGCGTGAATGGCGACGTGGTCGATATTTATCCGGCGTATTACAACGACGAAGCCCTACGCATCGAGTTTTTTGGCGATGAAATCGAGGCGATGTATCATTTTGACGTGCTGGATAACAAAAAGCTAAAAGATGTCGGTAAATTTACGCTTTACGCCACGAGCCAGTTTATCGTGGGCGCGGATCGTCTAAAAGTCGCGATAAAGGACATCGAAAAGGAGCTGGACGAGCGACTGGTAGAATTTAACGCTATGGGCAAGCTAGTGGAGGCTCAGCGCCTAAAACAGCGCGTGGAATTTGATCTGGAAATGATGAGTAGCACGGGCATGTGTAAGGGTATCGAAAACTACGCGCGCCATCTCACGGGACAAAAGCCGGGCGAAACGCCCTATTCGATGTTTGATTATTTCGAGCTGCTTAATAGCGGCGAATACCTAGTCATCGTCGATGAGAGTCACGTTAGCTTGCCACAGTTTCGCGGCATGTATGCAGGTGATCGCAGCCGCAAGGAGGTGCTGGTTGAATACGGTTTTCGCCTGCCAAGCGCGCTTGATAACCGCCCGCTAAAATTTGATGAGTTTATAAACAAAAAGGCGAAATTTCTTTTTGTCTCGGCGACGCCAAACGAGCTTGAACTGAGGCTTTCAAAGGGGCATGTGTATGAGCAAATTTTGCGTCCGACAGGGCTACTTGATCCGCTCATCGAGATAAAAGACAGCGACAATCAGGTCGAAATTTTATTTGACGAGGCAAAAAAGGTCATCGAGCGAAACGAGCGCGTGCTGGTGACGGTGCTGACTAAGAAAATGGCGGAGGAGCTAAGTCGCTACTACACTGAGCTTGGCGTCAAGGTCAAATATATGCATTCCGATATCGACGCCATCGAGCGAAACGAGATCATCAGAGGGCTTCGCGGGGGCGACTTTGACATGCTCATCGGCATAAATTTACTACGCGAGGGGCTTGATATGCCAGAAGTCAGCCTCATAGCTATCATGGACGCTGACAAGGAGGGCTTTTTACGCTCCACGACGAGTCTCATACAAACGATGGGGCGGGCGGCCAGAAATGTCAATGGTCGCGTGCTGATGTTTGCCAAAAAGATCACAAAATCTATGCAAGAGGCGATGGATACGACAAATGCGCGCCGTAAGCTGCAAGATGAATACAACAAAGCCAACGGCATAACGCCGCGCTCAGCCAGCAGAAATATCGAAGAGAGCCTGCATATCGAGGATGAAGGCGAGACCTACCGTAAGGCGAAAAATTTAGAAAAAATTCCGACCACCGAACGCGCTAAAATCATAAAAGAGCTGCGAAAACAGATGCTCGAAGCCGCTGCGCAGCTAGAATTCGAAAAGGCTGCGGCGCTAAGGGATGAGATAGCCAAGATTAGGAAGTTGTGA
- a CDS encoding type II secretion system protein produces MKNIMKKAAFTMIELVFVIVILGILAGVALPKLFFTRDDASLANARAQMIAVQSGISLAYNDSLLSGNPGYPANLGDNGASLFVGVTNLGVRDAGAGKNGWHKTGGNTYTLTLGRETANFTYDPTNGAFNCTDGSLCDKMQ; encoded by the coding sequence ATGAAAAATATAATGAAAAAAGCCGCATTCACGATGATAGAGCTGGTTTTTGTCATCGTCATACTGGGCATCTTAGCCGGAGTCGCACTGCCAAAGCTGTTTTTTACGAGAGACGATGCGAGTCTGGCAAACGCAAGAGCCCAAATGATCGCCGTTCAAAGCGGAATTTCACTGGCGTATAATGACAGCTTGCTATCAGGAAACCCGGGCTATCCCGCAAACCTAGGAGATAACGGCGCGAGCCTGTTCGTCGGAGTCACGAACCTAGGCGTAAGAGACGCGGGAGCCGGCAAAAACGGCTGGCACAAAACGGGCGGAAACACATACACGCTCACTCTTGGCAGAGAAACGGCAAATTTCACCTACGATCCTACTAACGGCGCATTTAACTGCACCGACGGCAGTCTGTGCGACAAAATGCAATAG
- a CDS encoding primosomal protein N', translating into MFYYEIAFNGLNLAPLTYHSSQKIEIFRAVSVPLNKKQAIGYVIKECEKPNFKTLEILEILDIRLTPAQAQMANFIAHYYTCELGVALGLFEPEDLSLVCEQKERNPANFTAAPQLNEAQQNALAFINSHKTGLLFGDTGSGKSEVYISKIREVLNSGDQALFLMPEISLTPQMQKRLEGFFGEAVAIWHSKITAKKKGEILANIANGKVLLIAGARSALFLPLTRLKLIIVDEEHDDSYKNTGSRPHYNARDLALFLSSKFDIGVVLGSATPSLTSFHKQDVFRLRGTFFKSQKIYIFDESETGLSQSLKHEIELCLASKKQAVICLPTRANFKYLVCKNCGETIKCPFCSVGMSFYKKQNVLKCQYCEYKMPVPKTCDKCGSEMIEAKKIGTSELLEQLQGEFANARIAKFDRDEITTQNKLVRALKEFNDGKIDILVGTQMLSKGHDYHSVGLAVIMGVDELLNYPDFRAREKTLALAMQVAGRTGRNGVGRVLVQSRTREFFESYIENYDKFLSDEMPFRQGLYPPFMRLLRIVISHKNDATAKNAMNESLAKIKILEQKTKLCVVGYGKCAIEYLGSKFRYEILLRASSHVPLLMAADLCASEFTDIDIDPVNFS; encoded by the coding sequence ATGTTTTATTACGAGATCGCTTTTAACGGGCTAAATTTAGCCCCCCTCACCTATCATTCAAGCCAAAAGATCGAGATTTTTAGAGCCGTCAGCGTGCCGCTAAACAAAAAGCAAGCGATCGGCTACGTGATAAAAGAGTGCGAAAAGCCAAATTTCAAAACACTTGAAATTTTAGAAATTTTAGATATCAGGCTCACTCCGGCACAAGCCCAGATGGCAAATTTCATCGCGCACTACTACACCTGCGAGCTTGGCGTGGCGTTAGGGCTTTTCGAGCCTGAAGATTTGAGCCTCGTTTGCGAGCAAAAAGAGCGAAATCCAGCGAATTTCACAGCCGCCCCGCAGCTAAATGAAGCCCAGCAAAACGCACTTGCTTTTATAAATTCTCACAAAACGGGGCTGCTTTTTGGCGACACGGGAAGCGGTAAAAGCGAGGTTTATATAAGTAAGATACGAGAGGTCTTAAACAGCGGCGATCAAGCGCTATTTTTGATGCCTGAAATTTCACTCACGCCGCAGATGCAAAAGCGCTTGGAAGGCTTTTTTGGCGAGGCGGTAGCGATCTGGCATTCAAAGATAACCGCCAAAAAAAAGGGCGAAATTTTAGCAAATATCGCAAACGGCAAGGTCTTGCTAATAGCCGGTGCGCGCTCGGCGCTCTTTTTGCCATTGACGCGCCTAAAGCTGATCATAGTCGACGAGGAACACGACGATAGCTACAAAAACACGGGCTCTAGGCCGCATTACAACGCAAGAGACCTGGCACTCTTTTTGTCCTCGAAATTTGACATCGGCGTGGTGCTTGGAAGTGCGACGCCAAGCCTCACGAGCTTTCACAAACAAGACGTCTTTCGCCTAAGGGGGACGTTTTTTAAATCCCAAAAGATATACATCTTTGACGAGAGCGAGACCGGGCTTAGCCAAAGCCTAAAGCACGAGATCGAGCTTTGTCTGGCAAGCAAAAAGCAAGCAGTCATCTGCCTGCCGACAAGGGCAAATTTCAAATACCTAGTCTGCAAAAACTGCGGCGAGACGATAAAATGCCCGTTTTGTAGCGTCGGTATGAGCTTTTATAAAAAACAAAACGTCTTAAAATGCCAATATTGCGAGTATAAAATGCCCGTGCCAAAAACCTGCGACAAATGCGGCAGCGAAATGATCGAAGCCAAAAAGATCGGCACCAGCGAGCTTCTCGAGCAGCTTCAGGGCGAATTTGCAAACGCACGCATCGCAAAATTTGACCGCGACGAGATAACGACGCAAAACAAGCTCGTGCGAGCGCTCAAGGAATTTAACGACGGCAAGATCGACATATTAGTAGGCACGCAGATGCTGAGCAAAGGCCACGACTACCACAGCGTCGGGCTCGCCGTGATAATGGGTGTGGACGAGCTTTTGAACTACCCTGACTTCAGGGCGCGCGAAAAGACCTTGGCTCTGGCCATGCAAGTGGCGGGTAGGACCGGTAGAAACGGCGTCGGCCGCGTGCTGGTTCAAAGTAGGACGCGAGAATTTTTTGAAAGCTATATCGAAAACTACGATAAATTTTTAAGCGACGAGATGCCTTTTAGGCAGGGGCTTTACCCGCCGTTTATGCGCCTACTTCGTATCGTCATCTCTCACAAAAACGATGCTACGGCGAAAAACGCGATGAACGAGTCGCTCGCCAAGATCAAAATTTTAGAGCAAAAAACAAAGCTTTGCGTCGTAGGATACGGCAAATGCGCTATCGAATACTTAGGATCGAAATTTCGCTACGAAATTTTACTGCGCGCCAGCTCTCACGTCCCGCTTTTGATGGCAGCGGATCTTTGCGCGAGCGAATTTACGGATATCGACATCGACCCCGTAAATTTCAGCTAA
- the ispG gene encoding flavodoxin-dependent (E)-4-hydroxy-3-methylbut-2-enyl-diphosphate synthase, translating to MQRYPTKQIKIRDVAIGGDAPIPVQSMTFSKTKDIKGTLAQIQRLYFAGCDIVRCAVLDKEDAKALREIVAKSPLPIVADIHFNHIYAIMVSEYVDAIRINPGNIGSKERIKAVVDACKQRKIPIRIGVNSGSLEKQFEERYGRSVEAMVASAMYNINLLEDFDFTDIKISLKSSDVERTMQAYRTLRPKVPYPFHLGVTEAGTSFHATIKSAIALGGLLLEGIGDTMRVSITGELEEEIKVAKAILKDSGRQREGLNIISCPTCGRLQSDLMKAIKIVEEKTRHIKEPLNVSVMGCVVNAIGEAKGADVAIAFGKESGLIMRRGEVVARLKESELVDRFLAEIDDEIKSRE from the coding sequence GTGCAAAGATACCCAACCAAACAGATCAAAATTCGCGACGTCGCTATCGGCGGGGACGCGCCTATCCCGGTGCAGTCGATGACATTTTCAAAGACCAAAGACATTAAAGGCACGCTCGCGCAAATTCAGCGCCTTTATTTTGCGGGCTGCGATATAGTGCGCTGCGCCGTGCTTGATAAGGAGGATGCCAAGGCCCTGCGTGAGATCGTGGCTAAAAGCCCGTTGCCGATTGTCGCGGACATTCATTTTAATCACATCTACGCCATAATGGTGAGCGAATACGTCGATGCCATACGTATCAACCCCGGAAATATCGGCTCAAAAGAGCGGATAAAAGCGGTCGTAGACGCGTGCAAGCAGCGCAAGATCCCTATCAGGATCGGTGTAAATTCCGGCTCGCTCGAAAAGCAGTTTGAGGAGCGATACGGGCGCAGTGTCGAAGCGATGGTAGCGTCCGCGATGTATAACATAAATTTGCTCGAGGACTTTGACTTTACCGACATCAAAATTTCGCTCAAATCAAGCGACGTGGAGCGCACTATGCAGGCCTACCGCACGCTTCGTCCAAAGGTGCCCTACCCCTTTCATCTAGGCGTGACGGAGGCAGGGACTAGCTTTCACGCGACGATAAAGTCCGCGATCGCACTTGGTGGACTGCTGCTGGAGGGCATCGGCGACACGATGAGAGTCAGCATCACAGGCGAACTGGAAGAAGAGATCAAGGTCGCAAAGGCGATCTTAAAGGATAGCGGGCGGCAGCGTGAGGGGCTAAATATCATCTCCTGCCCTACTTGCGGGCGTTTGCAAAGCGACCTGATGAAAGCGATCAAGATCGTCGAGGAAAAGACGAGGCACATAAAAGAGCCGCTAAACGTCTCCGTAATGGGCTGCGTGGTAAATGCGATCGGCGAGGCAAAGGGCGCTGACGTGGCTATCGCCTTTGGCAAAGAAAGCGGACTAATAATGCGCCGCGGCGAAGTCGTCGCAAGGCTAAAAGAGAGCGAGCTGGTCGATCGCTTCCTCGCCGAGATCGACGATGAAATAAAATCAAGAGAATAA
- a CDS encoding tetratricopeptide repeat protein: MVRKFIFAVMTLAVSLNFAFAFELSAQKELEYGLEASYYQDLARAAKHFESACDKGSINGCSFLGISYYNGEGVRQDYKKAMEIWQMTCDKKDAVGCAQLGFAYKSGKAVKQDYKKAMELYQKACDLGGADACYDVASLYLDAKGVEQNFKTAKEYFGKACDLGDQFGCDDYKKLNEAGY; encoded by the coding sequence ATGGTGAGAAAATTTATTTTTGCGGTAATGACTTTGGCTGTTTCGTTAAATTTTGCCTTTGCCTTTGAATTATCGGCGCAAAAAGAGCTTGAATATGGATTGGAGGCATCTTATTATCAAGACTTGGCAAGAGCGGCAAAGCACTTTGAGAGCGCTTGCGATAAAGGAAGTATCAATGGGTGCTCTTTCCTTGGTATCAGTTATTACAACGGTGAGGGCGTGAGGCAAGACTATAAAAAGGCGATGGAGATTTGGCAAATGACATGCGACAAAAAAGACGCCGTCGGCTGCGCTCAGCTTGGTTTTGCATACAAGAGCGGCAAAGCTGTGAAGCAAGACTACAAAAAGGCAATGGAGCTTTATCAAAAGGCCTGCGATCTAGGGGGCGCTGATGCTTGCTACGATGTCGCTTCTTTATATCTTGATGCAAAAGGCGTGGAGCAAAATTTCAAAACAGCCAAAGAGTATTTTGGCAAAGCATGCGATCTGGGCGATCAGTTTGGCTGCGACGACTACAAAAAGCTAAATGAAGCCGGATATTAA
- a CDS encoding replicative DNA helicase, with product MAKNKFNDVDFHNLYDLDMERAILSSILLNNDALSEIFDIIKPNDFYLKGHAEIYSAMIECLNSDVPIATSFLKNKLGDKFDENLIADILATNSVIDIEKYATELREKSIKRNLIKIAHEIPGKVSEDKASRDMIDELSQEFYSLVEGGNAGTIKQSKEIISLMLEHLKKQSELEDKDIVGLDTGFRQLNEMIKGFKNGDLIIIAARPGMGKTTLCLNFISHTLRIGKGVVFFSLEMPAEQIMMRMLADKTSIPLQNLMTAKMDDEEYARLSHACNDFAASKLFVHDSGYVNIHQIRTQMRKLKATHPEISLCVIDYIGLMMSTNNFAERHIQIAEISRGLKLLARELDMPIIALSQLNRSLESRANKRPMLSDLRESGAIEQDADIILFVYRDEVYLEQEEKEKEKRARAEGKEYKSEVVFNKLQESAEIIVGKNRNGETGSIDVLFHKQHSRFADKPFGAAHTAEFQG from the coding sequence GTGGCAAAAAATAAATTTAACGACGTGGATTTTCACAACCTTTACGACCTTGACATGGAGCGAGCGATATTAAGCTCGATACTGCTAAACAACGATGCTTTAAGCGAAATCTTTGACATCATAAAGCCAAATGACTTTTATCTAAAAGGACACGCCGAAATTTACAGCGCGATGATAGAGTGCCTAAATTCCGACGTTCCTATCGCGACATCGTTTTTAAAAAACAAGCTGGGAGATAAATTCGACGAAAATCTCATCGCCGATATCCTGGCTACAAACTCGGTCATAGATATCGAGAAATACGCGACCGAACTACGCGAAAAATCAATCAAGCGAAACCTCATAAAAATAGCCCACGAGATCCCGGGCAAAGTGAGCGAGGATAAAGCCAGTCGCGACATGATCGATGAGCTGAGTCAAGAATTTTACTCGCTCGTCGAGGGCGGCAACGCCGGCACGATAAAGCAGAGCAAAGAGATCATCTCCTTGATGTTAGAACACCTTAAAAAGCAGTCCGAGCTCGAGGACAAGGACATCGTGGGGCTAGATACGGGCTTTAGGCAGCTAAACGAGATGATAAAAGGCTTTAAAAACGGCGATCTCATCATCATCGCGGCGCGCCCCGGCATGGGAAAGACGACACTTTGTCTAAATTTCATCAGCCATACGCTTCGCATCGGCAAAGGCGTGGTATTTTTCTCGCTCGAGATGCCCGCAGAACAGATAATGATGAGGATGCTGGCCGACAAGACCTCGATACCGCTTCAGAATTTGATGACAGCCAAGATGGACGACGAGGAGTATGCACGCCTCAGCCACGCTTGCAACGACTTTGCCGCGAGCAAGCTCTTCGTGCATGACAGCGGCTACGTGAATATCCATCAAATACGCACGCAAATGCGAAAGTTAAAGGCGACCCATCCTGAAATTTCACTCTGCGTCATCGACTACATCGGCCTCATGATGAGCACGAACAACTTCGCCGAACGCCACATACAAATCGCCGAAATTTCACGCGGGCTAAAGCTGCTCGCACGTGAGCTAGACATGCCTATAATCGCCCTGAGCCAGCTAAACAGAAGCCTCGAGTCTCGCGCGAACAAACGCCCTATGCTAAGCGACCTGCGCGAGTCGGGCGCCATCGAGCAAGATGCGGACATCATATTGTTCGTTTATCGCGACGAGGTCTATCTCGAACAAGAGGAAAAAGAGAAGGAAAAGCGCGCCAGAGCCGAGGGCAAAGAGTATAAAAGCGAGGTCGTCTTTAACAAGCTACAAGAAAGCGCCGAGATCATCGTGGGCAAAAATAGAAACGGCGAGACGGGCTCTATCGACGTGCTCTTTCACAAGCAGCACTCGCGCTTTGCCGACAAGCCTTTTGGCGCGGCACACACGGCTGAATTCCAGGGCTGA
- a CDS encoding ComEC/Rec2 family competence protein, whose translation MPLFTRRVHYIFFALFCLALLGLNLAVCYAKFQNFMDKGEQELVAKVELDYVKTNEKGKKYRILRLDTGEFKFYTIAAKSDEFRVGDKITLVVQNIDVSFKDYLSGMFYMRSSERKILNEPTSEPNTLPLRDKILNFIQAQHENAKISQLYSALFLATAVSGELREDVAYWGVAHLVAISGYHLGVIVSALFLLAAPLYMVLCARFFPFRSYKFDISLLAFGVLAFYFYLIGFVPSFLRAFVMSAFGFYMLCRGIKILSFPTLFIVICFCVAMSPSLALNVGFYFSCAGVFYIFLYLHYFKDKFGLLAHSLLLNLYVFFAMEVIVLYFFPLISLQQFGVIPLSYVFTVFYPLSALLHALNLGSIFDEWLVKFLNFRLASTQLHIPLALFLSYNLISLLAVRFKILVLLPPIIGAGCFVVAVFDLY comes from the coding sequence ATGCCGCTTTTTACGAGGCGCGTTCATTACATTTTTTTCGCGCTGTTTTGCTTAGCCCTGCTGGGGCTAAATTTAGCCGTTTGCTACGCTAAATTTCAAAATTTTATGGATAAGGGCGAGCAAGAGCTCGTCGCCAAAGTCGAACTAGACTACGTAAAGACGAACGAAAAAGGCAAAAAATACAGAATTTTACGCCTGGATACAGGCGAGTTTAAATTCTACACCATAGCCGCAAAGAGCGATGAATTTAGAGTCGGTGACAAGATCACTCTGGTCGTGCAAAACATCGACGTGAGCTTTAAAGACTATCTTAGCGGCATGTTTTATATGCGCTCAAGCGAGAGGAAAATTTTAAACGAGCCGACAAGCGAGCCGAACACCTTACCACTTCGAGATAAAATTTTAAATTTTATCCAAGCTCAGCACGAAAACGCCAAAATTTCACAGCTTTATAGCGCGCTGTTTCTGGCGACAGCGGTATCCGGCGAGCTACGAGAGGATGTCGCATACTGGGGCGTCGCGCACCTTGTGGCGATCTCGGGCTATCATCTAGGCGTCATAGTAAGCGCTTTGTTTTTGCTCGCTGCGCCCCTTTATATGGTGCTTTGCGCGAGATTTTTCCCTTTTAGAAGTTACAAATTCGACATAAGCTTGCTCGCATTTGGCGTCTTGGCGTTTTATTTTTATCTGATCGGCTTCGTGCCAAGCTTCCTACGGGCCTTTGTGATGAGCGCATTTGGCTTTTATATGCTTTGCCGCGGCATCAAAATTTTGAGCTTTCCCACACTTTTTATCGTGATCTGCTTTTGCGTGGCGATGTCTCCGTCCTTGGCGCTTAATGTGGGCTTTTATTTTTCATGCGCCGGAGTGTTTTATATATTTTTGTATCTGCATTATTTTAAGGATAAATTCGGCCTGCTCGCACACTCGTTGCTCTTAAATTTATACGTGTTTTTCGCGATGGAGGTCATCGTCCTTTACTTTTTCCCGCTTATCAGCCTCCAGCAGTTTGGCGTGATACCGCTTAGCTACGTTTTTACGGTCTTTTACCCGCTTAGCGCTCTACTTCACGCACTAAATTTAGGCTCGATCTTTGATGAGTGGCTGGTGAAATTCTTAAATTTCAGGCTCGCTTCCACGCAGCTACATATCCCGCTTGCTCTGTTTTTAAGCTACAATCTAATCTCGCTTTTGGCCGTAAGGTTTAAAATTTTAGTCCTGTTGCCGCCTATCATCGGCGCTGGCTGCTTCGTCGTGGCTGTTTTTGACCTATACTAG
- a CDS encoding NADPH-dependent F420 reductase: MQKTIGIIGSGMIGKQVAKLALNAGYKVAICNSRAPETLAEFITSLKGDIRALNLEGVANFTDMLVVAIPFEAYTKLPTRLLAGKIVINTMNYYPQRDGVMQEVRTDVITTSELVQRHLVNSRVVRALNNVDFVRLLSLARATGSKKRSALPVTADDEGAKAAVVKFLDDIGYDAVDMGGLKDSWRSEPTTPVYVSPYWGVDKNKPLTAEQIEGFMSAPGCVTDKSEVRRLLAAAIRHDKMFGMLGQYDTRSKRK; this comes from the coding sequence ATGCAAAAAACTATCGGTATAATAGGAAGCGGTATGATCGGCAAGCAAGTAGCAAAACTCGCGCTGAATGCGGGCTACAAAGTCGCCATTTGCAACAGCAGAGCGCCCGAAACGCTGGCTGAATTCATCACTTCGTTAAAAGGCGACATAAGAGCTTTAAATTTAGAAGGTGTGGCAAATTTTACCGATATGCTAGTCGTCGCCATCCCGTTTGAAGCATACACGAAGCTGCCAACCAGGCTTTTGGCGGGCAAGATCGTCATAAACACGATGAATTATTACCCGCAAAGAGACGGCGTGATGCAGGAAGTGCGAACGGACGTCATCACGACAAGCGAGCTCGTGCAGCGCCATTTGGTAAATTCTCGCGTCGTGCGCGCTTTAAATAACGTTGATTTCGTGCGGCTACTAAGTCTGGCCAGGGCTACTGGCTCAAAGAAGCGAAGCGCGCTGCCCGTGACGGCTGACGATGAGGGTGCAAAGGCAGCGGTAGTGAAATTTTTAGACGACATCGGCTACGACGCGGTCGATATGGGTGGGCTAAAAGATAGCTGGCGCAGCGAACCGACGACACCCGTTTATGTATCGCCTTACTGGGGTGTGGATAAAAACAAGCCGCTCACCGCCGAGCAGATAGAGGGCTTCATGAGTGCGCCCGGATGCGTAACGGATAAAAGCGAGGTGCGTAGGCTGCTAGCGGCAGCTATCAGGCACGATAAGATGTTTGGCATGCTGGGGCAATACGACACCCGCTCAAAGAGGAAATAA
- a CDS encoding YihY family inner membrane protein yields MTKDKFDAIKQTLKIWLSAAVKIKDKELLHYASSLSFHTMLSIIPVLLISLSLFTQMPSFSVYYTKIKEFIFAQLLPSNQEAISNYIETFLQNSSSLGILGLGAIIFTSIMFFADYEYVINRIMHTSGRKFWNSLSAYWTLITLAPLGLGLSFYLSNLFQDMLNASTYTKWINFLSIFPYLIIWAIFCVTYLISINRSLALKNVLFSSFVASLIWYLGKSIFVFYAVNNKTYLSIYGSFSVVLLFFVWIYVSWIIFLYGVKLCAYLEKVGEKEI; encoded by the coding sequence ATGACGAAAGATAAATTTGACGCTATCAAACAAACGCTGAAAATTTGGCTATCAGCAGCCGTCAAGATCAAGGACAAAGAGCTGCTGCACTACGCTTCAAGCCTCAGCTTTCACACGATGCTTTCTATCATCCCGGTGCTGCTCATCTCGCTCTCGCTTTTCACGCAGATGCCTAGTTTTAGCGTCTATTACACAAAGATCAAGGAGTTTATTTTCGCGCAGCTGCTGCCGTCAAATCAAGAAGCGATCTCAAATTACATCGAGACCTTTTTGCAAAATAGCTCGAGCCTTGGTATCCTCGGACTTGGCGCGATCATTTTTACTTCCATTATGTTTTTTGCCGATTACGAATACGTCATAAACCGCATCATGCACACGAGCGGGCGCAAATTTTGGAACTCCCTTAGCGCCTACTGGACGCTCATCACGCTCGCACCATTAGGGCTTGGACTTAGTTTTTATCTTTCAAATTTATTTCAGGATATGCTAAACGCGAGCACCTACACGAAGTGGATAAATTTTTTGAGCATATTTCCGTATCTCATCATCTGGGCGATATTTTGCGTGACATATCTCATCTCGATAAACCGCTCATTAGCCCTAAAAAACGTGCTTTTTAGCTCCTTTGTCGCCTCACTCATCTGGTATCTGGGAAAGAGCATTTTCGTATTTTACGCAGTAAATAACAAGACCTATCTTAGCATTTACGGCTCATTTTCGGTCGTTTTGCTCTTTTTTGTGTGGATCTACGTCTCGTGGATCATCTTTCTTTACGGAGTGAAGCTGTGCGCGTATCTGGAAAAGGTCGGTGAAAAGGAAATTTAA